One window of the Granulicella arctica genome contains the following:
- a CDS encoding ABC transporter ATP-binding protein, with translation MSTEAVLDSTRTNVNGPHEGDVIVTDNLWKTYEMGDQQVHALRGVNLRIRHNEYVAIMGPSGSGKSTLMNLIGCLDSPSQGKYWLNGHDVSKLNDDELARIRNKEIGFVFQTFNLLARATSLHNVELPLIYNGTPAAERIARAKEVLESVNLGSRMMHKPNELSGGQRQRVAIARALVNRPSIILADEPTGNLDSKTGDEIMALMDDLHAKGNTIVLVTHEPDIAEYAHRVVTIRDGVVASDRLSTRDRSGIEARIAAAPAHTNY, from the coding sequence ATGTCCACAGAAGCTGTACTTGATTCCACCCGCACCAATGTCAACGGTCCCCATGAAGGCGATGTGATTGTCACTGACAATCTCTGGAAGACCTACGAGATGGGTGATCAGCAGGTCCATGCGCTACGAGGAGTGAACCTGCGCATTCGCCACAATGAGTATGTGGCGATCATGGGACCGTCCGGATCAGGAAAGTCGACGCTGATGAACCTGATCGGCTGTCTTGACTCTCCCTCGCAGGGCAAGTACTGGCTGAATGGACACGACGTCTCGAAGCTGAACGACGACGAACTCGCCCGAATCCGCAATAAGGAGATTGGGTTTGTCTTCCAGACCTTCAACCTGCTGGCCCGCGCCACCTCACTGCACAACGTCGAGCTGCCGCTGATCTATAACGGCACCCCGGCGGCTGAGCGTATTGCGCGGGCAAAAGAGGTTCTCGAGTCGGTGAACCTGGGTTCGCGCATGATGCACAAGCCCAACGAACTCTCGGGTGGCCAGCGTCAGCGTGTCGCTATTGCCCGTGCGCTTGTCAATCGGCCATCGATCATCCTTGCTGACGAGCCTACCGGAAATCTTGACTCGAAGACCGGCGACGAGATTATGGCGCTGATGGACGACCTGCACGCCAAGGGTAATACGATCGTTCTGGTGACCCATGAACCGGATATCGCAGAGTACGCTCACCGCGTCGTCACGATCCGCGACGGTGTCGTTGCGAGTGACCGTCTCTCCACGCGCGACCGATCCGGGATCGAAGCGCGCATCGCCGCCGCTCCGGCGCATACCAACTACTAA
- a CDS encoding efflux RND transporter periplasmic adaptor subunit: protein MSAKKKILIVVVVLVLIGIVVGTILNSQANVTKVATGKASRQDLVSIVSGTGQIKPKTYVNIGATAFGRITHLNVKEGDHVKAGTILATVESVQPQATVAAQRATISSSRTDVNSYVAAEKTAEANILQAKADLEQKQLDYNRSLALYNDKLIAKQDFDAKKAAFDVSAATLAQRVATLAQSQAQTESQRGHVEQAVASQRSNFDALDKTVSRAPFDGLVTNVPVREGETMVVGIQNAEGSTLMTLADMSVITAEVKVDETDIVNVALNQPVDVTVDALPGRVFKGHVTNVGDQALLRTTGVATSQSTTGTEEAKDFKVVVTLNESTEELRRSMDELRPGLSATAKITTAHKPNALTIPIQALVQRDAETEKVLADNNGKQPTTAAPDNNRAKAPPAQGVYLLVTQKKKVRAVFTPVTTGVTGATDIEVLSGLKEGDEIVTGRYKVLRTLKSGTPVKVDNTVEVTTSPDDK from the coding sequence ATGAGCGCCAAAAAGAAGATTCTTATCGTCGTCGTCGTTCTTGTACTCATCGGCATTGTCGTAGGCACGATCCTCAACAGCCAGGCTAACGTTACCAAGGTGGCAACCGGCAAAGCCTCTCGGCAGGATCTTGTCTCCATCGTGAGTGGAACAGGACAGATCAAGCCGAAGACCTACGTCAACATTGGCGCAACCGCCTTTGGACGTATCACCCACCTGAACGTGAAGGAAGGCGATCACGTCAAGGCGGGGACGATTCTGGCAACGGTCGAGAGTGTGCAGCCGCAGGCGACTGTCGCCGCGCAGCGCGCCACTATTTCGTCATCGAGGACTGACGTGAACTCCTATGTTGCGGCGGAGAAGACCGCCGAGGCGAACATCCTGCAAGCCAAAGCAGATCTTGAGCAGAAGCAGCTCGACTATAACCGCTCGCTGGCGCTCTACAACGACAAGCTGATTGCGAAGCAGGACTTCGACGCGAAGAAGGCTGCATTCGACGTCTCCGCGGCGACGCTTGCACAGCGCGTAGCAACGCTTGCTCAATCGCAGGCACAGACAGAATCGCAGCGCGGCCACGTCGAGCAGGCAGTTGCCAGCCAGCGCTCCAACTTCGACGCGCTTGATAAGACGGTCAGTCGTGCCCCGTTCGATGGACTCGTGACCAACGTTCCTGTACGTGAGGGCGAGACGATGGTCGTCGGAATCCAGAACGCCGAAGGCTCCACCCTGATGACGCTGGCCGATATGTCGGTGATTACGGCCGAGGTCAAGGTGGACGAGACGGATATCGTCAACGTCGCACTGAATCAGCCGGTGGATGTGACAGTTGACGCCCTGCCGGGACGCGTCTTCAAGGGTCACGTTACCAACGTCGGCGACCAGGCGCTTCTCCGCACGACCGGCGTTGCAACCAGCCAGAGCACCACGGGTACGGAAGAGGCTAAGGACTTCAAGGTCGTGGTTACGCTTAACGAATCCACCGAGGAGCTGCGCCGCTCGATGGATGAACTTCGCCCCGGTCTTTCGGCCACGGCCAAGATCACGACGGCTCATAAGCCCAATGCGCTCACCATTCCGATCCAGGCGCTGGTCCAACGGGATGCCGAAACAGAGAAGGTTCTCGCCGACAATAACGGGAAGCAGCCGACGACCGCGGCACCCGACAACAACCGCGCCAAGGCTCCTCCGGCGCAGGGCGTTTACCTGCTTGTGACCCAGAAGAAGAAGGTGCGCGCAGTCTTCACACCGGTCACGACCGGCGTTACGGGTGCTACGGATATCGAGGTTCTCAGCGGGCTCAAAGAGGGTGACGAGATCGTGACGGGGCGCTATAAGGTCCTGCGGACGCTCAAAAGTGGAACCCCGGTGAAGGTCGATAATACCGTGGAGGTAACTACCTCGCCTGACGATAAATAG